The following are encoded in a window of Pseudalgibacter alginicilyticus genomic DNA:
- the ilvA gene encoding threonine ammonia-lyase IlvA — protein MNKEKNTYFPSIDNIKVAADTIKKVSAVTPLSPSLRYSNFFKANIFFKREDLQQVRSYKIRGAYNKISSLKDVQAKKGVVCASAGNHAQGVALSCKLLKIKGTIYMPAPTPKQKVEQVKMFGEDFIEVKLIGDTFDDAYYEALQECEALHKIFIHPFNDEKVIEGQATIGLEILEQATTPIDYVFIPVGGGGLAAGLSTVFKALSPNTKIIGVEPEGAPSMLLSIKNNKNTELNDIEKFVDGAAVKRVGDLTFPICKALLHDMVTVPEGKVCQTILELYNKDAIVVEPAGALSIAALDFYAEDIKGANVVCVISGSNNDFTRAAEIKERALLYANLKHYFIVIFPQRSGALKQFVVDILGPNDDITHFRYTKNTNRENGTAVVGVELKHPKDLEPLIARMKRDKFYGDYLNNKPELFQFLV, from the coding sequence ATGAACAAGGAGAAAAATACTTATTTTCCTAGTATTGATAATATAAAAGTAGCTGCTGATACCATTAAAAAAGTATCGGCAGTTACTCCTTTAAGCCCAAGCTTGAGATATTCTAATTTTTTTAAAGCGAATATTTTTTTTAAGCGCGAAGACCTGCAACAAGTACGTTCTTATAAAATAAGAGGTGCCTATAATAAAATCAGCTCTCTTAAAGATGTACAAGCAAAAAAGGGAGTGGTTTGTGCCAGTGCCGGAAACCACGCACAAGGCGTTGCCTTATCTTGCAAGTTATTAAAAATAAAAGGAACTATTTATATGCCAGCACCTACTCCAAAACAAAAGGTGGAGCAGGTAAAAATGTTTGGCGAAGATTTTATTGAAGTAAAGTTAATTGGTGATACTTTTGATGATGCTTATTATGAAGCACTCCAAGAATGTGAGGCTTTGCATAAAATATTTATTCATCCTTTTAATGATGAAAAAGTAATTGAAGGACAAGCAACCATTGGTTTAGAAATTTTAGAACAAGCAACAACACCTATTGATTATGTATTTATTCCAGTTGGAGGTGGAGGGTTGGCAGCAGGTTTATCTACTGTTTTTAAAGCCTTATCTCCAAATACAAAAATTATTGGTGTGGAGCCTGAAGGAGCACCCTCCATGTTACTTTCTATAAAAAACAATAAGAATACTGAATTAAATGATATAGAAAAGTTTGTTGATGGAGCAGCAGTTAAACGGGTTGGTGATTTAACCTTTCCAATTTGCAAGGCATTGCTGCATGATATGGTTACAGTTCCTGAAGGTAAAGTATGTCAAACCATTTTGGAGCTTTATAATAAAGATGCTATTGTGGTTGAACCTGCAGGGGCATTAAGCATTGCAGCATTAGATTTTTATGCCGAAGACATCAAAGGAGCAAATGTAGTATGTGTAATTAGTGGTAGTAATAATGATTTTACAAGAGCTGCTGAAATTAAAGAACGCGCTCTGCTTTATGCCAATTTGAAGCATTATTTTATAGTAATATTTCCACAACGCTCTGGGGCTTTAAAACAGTTTGTGGTAGATATTTTAGGTCCTAATGATGATATAACCCATTTTAGGTATACTAAAAATACCAATCGAGAAAATGGTACGGCCGTGGTAGGTGTTGAGTTAAAACATCCAAAGGATTTGGAGCCTTTAATAGCCAGAATGAAACGAGACAAATTTTATGGTGATTATTTAAATAATAAGCCAGAGTTATTTCAGTTTTTGGTTTAA
- the ilvC gene encoding ketol-acid reductoisomerase, whose protein sequence is MGNYFNTLSLRDKLNQLSKCRFMDASEFTDGVNALKGKKIVIVGCGAQGLNQGLNMRDSGLDISYALRDAAIKEKRASFVNATENGFTVGTYEELIPTADLVLNLTPDKQHTSVVKAVMPLMKKGATLSYSHGFNIVEEGTQVREDLTVIMVAPKCPGTEVREEYKRGFGVPTLIAVHEENDPEGKGWAQAKAYAAATGGDRAGVLASSFIAEVKSDLMGEQTILCGLLQTGSILCFDKMIEKGIDAGYASKLIQYGWETITEGLKYGGITNMMDRLSNPAKIKAFELSEELKDIMRPLFQKHMDDIIEGRFSAGMMADWANDDKDLLGWRAATAETAFEKTPAGNVEITEQEYYDNGVLMVAMVRAGVELAFEAMTDSGIIDASAYYESLHETPLIANTIARRKLYEMNSVISDTAEYGCYLFDHACKPLLADFMKKIDADVIGKTYAKDNGKGVDNAKLIEVNAALRNHPVEKVGRFLRASMTAMKPIV, encoded by the coding sequence ATGGGAAATTATTTTAACACACTTTCGTTAAGAGATAAATTAAATCAACTATCGAAGTGTAGATTTATGGACGCTTCAGAATTTACAGATGGCGTAAATGCTTTAAAAGGTAAAAAAATTGTCATCGTAGGGTGTGGTGCTCAAGGCTTAAATCAAGGGTTGAATATGAGAGATTCAGGTCTGGATATTTCTTATGCTTTGCGTGATGCAGCTATTAAAGAAAAACGTGCATCGTTTGTTAATGCTACAGAAAATGGGTTTACAGTAGGGACTTATGAAGAGTTAATTCCAACAGCAGATTTGGTGTTAAATTTAACACCAGATAAACAACACACCAGTGTAGTGAAAGCAGTTATGCCATTAATGAAAAAAGGAGCGACTTTATCATATTCTCATGGTTTTAATATAGTTGAAGAAGGTACTCAAGTGCGTGAAGATTTAACCGTAATCATGGTAGCGCCTAAATGTCCAGGAACAGAAGTTAGAGAAGAATACAAAAGAGGATTTGGTGTTCCAACATTAATTGCGGTTCACGAAGAAAATGATCCAGAAGGAAAAGGTTGGGCGCAAGCTAAAGCGTATGCTGCAGCTACTGGAGGAGATAGAGCAGGTGTTTTGGCATCATCTTTTATTGCTGAGGTAAAATCTGATTTAATGGGTGAGCAAACCATTCTTTGTGGTTTGTTACAAACAGGGTCTATCCTTTGTTTTGATAAAATGATTGAAAAAGGTATTGATGCAGGCTATGCTTCAAAATTAATTCAATATGGATGGGAAACGATAACAGAAGGTCTTAAATATGGAGGAATTACCAACATGATGGATCGTTTGTCAAACCCAGCAAAAATTAAGGCTTTTGAACTTTCAGAAGAATTAAAAGATATTATGCGCCCATTATTCCAAAAACATATGGATGATATTATTGAAGGTCGTTTTTCTGCAGGCATGATGGCAGATTGGGCTAATGATGATAAAGATTTATTAGGATGGAGAGCTGCAACAGCAGAAACTGCATTTGAAAAAACACCTGCTGGAAATGTTGAAATTACAGAGCAAGAGTATTATGATAATGGCGTATTAATGGTAGCTATGGTAAGAGCAGGTGTGGAATTGGCTTTTGAAGCTATGACAGATTCTGGAATTATTGATGCTTCTGCTTATTACGAATCATTACACGAAACGCCACTTATTGCAAATACAATTGCAAGACGTAAGTTATACGAAATGAACTCTGTGATTTCTGATACAGCCGAATACGGATGTTATTTATTTGATCATGCTTGTAAACCTTTATTAGCAGATTTTATGAAGAAAATAGATGCGGATGTTATCGGAAAAACCTATGCTAAAGATAACGGTAAAGGGGTAGATAATGCTAAATTAATTGAAGTAAATGCTGCTTTAAGAAATCACCCTGTAGAAAAAGTAGGAAGGTTTTTAAGAGCTTCAATGACGGCTATGAAACCAATAGTATAA
- the ilvN gene encoding acetolactate synthase small subunit, producing the protein MNEEIKSFTISIYTENNIGLLNRISAIFQRRHINIESLTTSQSEIDGVNRFVIVVNITEEKASKIVKQIEKQVETIRAYYHTEDQTIFTESCMFKIKSDLLFNEPQIQNIIKESYARIVTVNREFFVLEKSGRRNEIESLRRDLNAFGIMQFVRSGRIAVTKDQMKITELLTAFNNQ; encoded by the coding sequence ATGAACGAAGAAATAAAATCATTCACAATATCAATTTATACCGAAAACAATATCGGTTTATTGAACCGTATTTCAGCTATTTTTCAACGTAGACACATAAATATAGAAAGCTTAACAACGTCTCAATCAGAAATTGATGGTGTAAATCGTTTTGTAATTGTTGTCAACATCACAGAAGAGAAAGCTTCTAAAATTGTTAAACAAATTGAAAAACAAGTTGAAACAATTAGAGCATATTATCATACAGAAGACCAAACTATTTTTACAGAATCTTGTATGTTTAAAATTAAATCTGATTTGTTATTTAATGAACCTCAAATTCAGAATATCATTAAAGAAAGTTATGCAAGAATTGTAACAGTAAATAGGGAGTTTTTTGTGCTTGAAAAATCAGGTAGAAGAAACGAAATTGAATCTTTACGTAGAGATTTAAATGCCTTTGGTATTATGCAATTTGTACGCTCAGGAAGAATAGCAGTAACCAAAGATCAAATGAAAATAACTGAATTGCTTACAGCATTCAATAATCAATAA
- the ilvB gene encoding biosynthetic-type acetolactate synthase large subunit, with the protein MKTQTINKKQEVAVKTERISGSEAVVRSLIAEGVDILYGYPGGAIMPVYDELFKFQDKIHHVLTRHEQGAAHAAQGYARISGKVGVAMATSGPGATNLITGIADAQIDSTPLVCITGQVFSHLLGSDAFQETDIVGISTPVTKWNCQVTKSEDIPAAIAKAFYIAKSGRPGPVLVDITKDAQVSELDFKYEKCKGVRSYMPVPKTNPEHIKAAAALINNAKKPMIVWGQGVILGQAEEELKAVIEKAGIPAAWTILGASALPTSHPLNIGMVGMHGNYAPNKLTNECDVLIAIGMRFDDRVTGDLSRYAKQAKIIHFDIDPAEINKNVQTDVAVLGNSKESLAMLLDAINTNSHELWLQEFKDLYAIEFEKVINNDINPTKEGLTMGEVLKQINIESKGHAAIVSDVGQHQMIACRYAEFTTTKSNITSGGLGTMGFALPAAIGAKMAAPNREVVAIIGDGGFQMNIQELGTIFQQKTAVKVVVLNNEFLGMVRQWQQLFFDRRYASTEMTNPNFIAIAEGYYIKARKVTKREELAEAIKEMIASKESYFLEVCVEKEDNVFPMIPSGASVSDVRLS; encoded by the coding sequence GATATTCTTTACGGATATCCAGGAGGCGCTATTATGCCTGTTTACGATGAATTGTTCAAATTTCAAGATAAAATTCATCATGTATTAACACGTCACGAACAAGGTGCCGCACATGCAGCACAAGGTTACGCACGTATATCTGGTAAGGTTGGTGTTGCTATGGCTACTTCAGGACCTGGAGCAACCAATTTAATAACAGGTATAGCAGATGCACAAATTGATTCTACACCTTTGGTTTGCATAACCGGTCAAGTGTTTTCTCATTTATTGGGAAGTGATGCATTTCAAGAAACCGATATTGTTGGTATTTCTACACCAGTTACTAAATGGAATTGTCAAGTGACTAAGTCTGAAGATATTCCAGCTGCTATCGCAAAAGCATTTTATATTGCTAAAAGTGGAAGACCAGGGCCTGTGTTAGTAGATATAACAAAAGATGCTCAAGTTTCTGAATTAGACTTTAAGTATGAAAAATGTAAAGGTGTAAGAAGTTATATGCCTGTACCTAAAACAAATCCAGAACATATCAAAGCCGCTGCAGCGTTGATTAATAATGCTAAAAAACCTATGATTGTTTGGGGTCAAGGTGTTATTTTAGGGCAAGCTGAAGAGGAGCTTAAAGCGGTGATTGAAAAAGCTGGTATTCCAGCTGCATGGACTATTTTAGGAGCCTCAGCTTTGCCAACATCGCATCCGTTAAATATAGGTATGGTTGGAATGCATGGTAATTATGCGCCAAATAAATTAACCAATGAGTGCGATGTGCTTATTGCAATTGGAATGCGTTTTGATGACCGCGTTACGGGAGATTTAAGCCGCTATGCAAAGCAGGCAAAAATTATTCATTTTGATATTGACCCAGCAGAAATTAATAAAAATGTTCAAACGGATGTAGCTGTATTGGGAAATTCAAAAGAAAGTTTAGCTATGCTTCTTGATGCTATAAATACAAACTCACACGAATTGTGGTTACAAGAATTCAAAGATTTATATGCTATTGAATTTGAAAAGGTAATCAATAATGATATCAATCCTACAAAAGAAGGATTGACTATGGGAGAGGTTTTAAAGCAAATAAATATTGAAAGTAAAGGTCATGCGGCTATTGTTTCGGACGTTGGGCAACACCAAATGATTGCTTGTAGATATGCTGAATTTACTACTACTAAAAGTAATATAACTTCTGGAGGTTTAGGAACCATGGGATTTGCACTTCCAGCTGCTATTGGAGCAAAAATGGCTGCACCAAATCGTGAGGTTGTAGCTATTATTGGAGATGGTGGTTTTCAAATGAATATTCAAGAACTAGGAACCATTTTTCAGCAAAAAACAGCTGTCAAAGTTGTGGTACTAAACAATGAGTTTTTAGGAATGGTGCGTCAGTGGCAGCAATTATTTTTTGATAGGCGTTATGCATCTACCGAAATGACAAATCCTAATTTTATAGCCATTGCAGAAGGTTACTATATTAAAGCGAGGAAAGTAACTAAGCGCGAAGAATTGGCAGAAGCAATAAAAGAAATGATAGCTTCAAAAGAGTCGTATTTCTTAGAAGTTTGTGTAGAAAAAGAAGATAATGTATTTCCAATGATTCCTTCAGGAGCATCGGTTTCAGACGTAAGATTAAGTTAA